From Aegilops tauschii subsp. strangulata cultivar AL8/78 chromosome 5, Aet v6.0, whole genome shotgun sequence:
AACTCTACTAGGTTGAGATTATACCGAAACTCTTCAAAGCTTCTGGTAGGCAATGCTTTAGTGAAGCCATCTGCAAGCTGATCCTTCGAAGGAATAAACCTGATCTCCAACTATTTGTTTGCACTGGTCTTCTTATAATCTTGTATAGCACCATGATTCGCTTCCCGTTATCACGTATATAGCATTTACTCTTTCTAAGATTTTTCTAGTTATACCAATTGTGACCTCAAGCACAAACCACCATTGGCATTTCAAAAAAACCTTATTTTTTGATCAAATTGTTCTATAGATGATAGATTCATGCTTCGAGTTCAAGATACATGGTTGGCGAAATTTCTCCTTTTCCTACTTTCAAAGATTCGATCGAGCCTTTCTCTCTAGTATCTTTTTACAAGAAAAAATTCATTGGATATAGAGGATTCTATCACATTTATAGGTCTTGATTGTTTTTTTTCAAATGAATAAATCCAATAAGTTTACTTTATGGAAGAAAATACCTTCGTTTGTTGACACTTGTGATATGCACGCATGCACCTAATCCTATGTTTTTCACACGTAAACATGGGCGCACAAAATGGGTGTCTGGAGACTGAGCTCTAGGAATTTGTGAACGGAATAGTCGTCGGAAAGCAGATCCATGTTCTGGTGGAAAAGACACTTTCTCGATTTAAGACTCCGCTTTTGTCGGGATGAGTCACTTGAACCCTCGCAACTTATAAAGTCGATGGCCTTTTATTTTACTAGAAATTTATTGTTGCCAGTGTTGACATGTAGAATGGGACTCTCTCTTTTTCCTTGTCTTGGTGATCCAGAAGCAGATCTCACGACAGTGTTCATTCCATTATTTAGGTCTTGAACTTACAAAGTACTAGAAGATCATTTGATTGAGCATCATAGAAGAATTTGATTGACGCCTAACTTAGACTTatctataatacctaaatagCTCATCTCCACTATCGTATTTCTCTTGACATGCAGCCTATCCACCTTAGTAGCATTGCCACATCATCAATTACTCTTAATTATTTTGATCGTGCAGCTCACCATGTCCTCATTCTTTTACAAAAAAAAAAAACCGTGTGATTCGGCTCTCTGGAAACCGAAGAGGCCTCTTTGGTCTTCCGTAACCGAAGGGCAAGTGTACTAACCGATAAAAAGAAGCCCGACAAAAGCCCATTGCTCCATCTCTTTGCATCTCTTACTGTTCCCCATACATCGCAGCAGACAGGGTGGCGTTTCGTCGTAAACCACCTCCCAATCTCACCACCGGGAACATTGAATGATGTGATACAATCAATCCTTGAACAAGTTGAAATTCGCCCATGCATCAATGCACATATGAATGATGCCTATGTACTCACGAATCACGCCCCAGATGCGAATGGAGAGGCGGCATTTGAAAAGAATGGGGACAACAATTCCTCGCCACTTTATGTCTTGATAGATGCATGTCGCCAATtgtgtttttctttcttttgacAAGTGTCAAGCTAGATCATGAGATCGATCCGTCAACAATGGAACTCGAAAGTTGAGGTTGTACCCGCCGACGACATCCAACCATAAGAATAATTAAATAAACTAAACAGTTCAGTCAAATTATTGTACTAGCTAGCTGCTCAAAAAGTGGACGACCACCTCGAGTAATTGGAGTGGTGTGGCTGGTGCACTGTGCATGAACCGGGGTTATTACATGTGTATGCAGTATCCTACTAGAAATCATACTATTTGGAACTTTTTACAGGAAATTACTTGTATTACTCACGTAGAGATTTATACATTGTTTAAGGACCTCATCAGGTCAGAATTTCTGTCATAAGCTGCCAGTAAATAGCTTACAAAGATTTTGACTTCGTCGTGTGTGAGTTATAGAAAATTTTCGTTGTGTCATGAACAATTGAATCTCACCAACGATGAAGCTATCCCAGTTGAAACTGATCGTGCATCAAATTAAAAGAGCTGGCTGCTAGGAAGTGGTATATGCCATGCATGTAGGCATGTGCATGTGTGCGCGTGGTGAGAGACCATTCACTGCAAAGCAATTAAGCATTTGCATGGTCATGTATTCATTCACAGTTCTGCGCATCTGCAAAGAAATTAGGCATCCCGCTGCATTGCCAAAGAGGGTATGGGTGCTTTTATGCTTTGGTAGATGCATGTCATCAATGGTGTTTTTCCTTCTTTTGAAAAGGGTCCAGTTGAACCGTGTGTAGATATTTGGTCGAGCATAAGTTGATGAATGGGCTCCTCAAAGACCTAATCGCTGGCTATCCGAGTGTCAAAAACCAAAAAATCCAGTCAAATCATCGTGCTAGCTAGCTAGCTGATCGAAATGTGGATGAGCCACGGCCAGTCGTTGGAGTgtggtgcatgcatgcatgtgcgcGTGCTGAATTCATTCACGTTTTTGCACACCTGCAAAGATATTAGGCGTGGCACTGCATTGCCAAAGAGGGTATAGGGGCAACTTCCCGAGACCGTCACATGCTTCCCTGCTTACATGCCGCACCagactgtgtgtgtgtgtgtgtgtgtgtgcaggtcaggctgCGGCCGCTCGACACGCAGTGGGTTTTGGGGCGGCCCCACGTTGCTTTGCCTCTCTCTTTCGCTGGTGCGGTGCCCTCGGCCACttaaactcccccccccccccccccccccccctttgtcTCAAAACAACAAACTTAAACTCCCCCCCTCCACCACTAGCTAGCTCTGTAGTTGCAGCTCGAGCACCTTGAGAGGGAAGCACACCAAGCTAACAAGCTAGGAAGAAACTCCCTTGCATCCGACCAGCGTGACGTGACGGTGAGTCCCCTCCATCTCTGGCCATCTTGCTAAtgtcttcttcgtcttcttctttcttcttcttcttcttcttcttcttcttcttcttcttcttcttctttcatgTCGAATAGGGACATGAAATTAGAGAAGAGGAACTAACCATAACCATACGTTAATTGTTGCTGATCTCGTCCTACTCCTACCTAGTAGCTTGGATCTCCATGGACGGCACGACGCCTCATCATCTGCTGCCTCCGAGCGAGGCCAAAAAGGAGATCCGGGATGACGTCCCACTGGTCTGCGCATGGGCTCTCATCAACGCCTTCAGCATCGTCTGCGGCGCAGCAAGCGGATACATAGCCGCCTACCTCCATGTCTCGTGCAGCCAGGTACCTACCTACCCGTGCCCCTCGGAACTCGGATGCTTTTGCTTGACATTATTGCCATGCCACCGATCCATCATGCGCCAAGCTGGTATGGTGTTCCTCTTCCTCTGCAGTCCTCCTTCATTCTGCCGTGCATCCAGCTGACGGACGCGGCGAAAGCCAGGCTAATCGCCCTCTTCATCGGGATGCTGTGCTGCGCCACATCCCAGGCGGCCGCGGCCGCGCCGGCGCTGCTGCTCCCACGCCGCCGTCGCTGGGCCCGCCGTGCCCTCGCCTACCTCGCGCTCGCGGTCACCATCCTCTTCCATTGCATGTACGCCAGTTTAGTCTGgatcctcctcgccgccgacccagGACACATGTCCGGCAGGATCTACTACACCGTGATCATCTGCTTCATGGTGGTGTGCGACCTCCTGAGCTGCGTGGCCCTCCTCCTGGAGGTGATGGGGCGGCGCAAGCAGTGCGTAGCCTAGCCTGTGACTTCAGCTAGCTGCAACTGATCATGTTCGTGGATCAGCTCATGAGGTACCGATCTGTGAGAACGTAATTCTAGGGAATAACGTAGATTATGCATTAACTCTACTGTGACGATTGATGGAGTAGTGCCGTAGTATTCGTGAATCTAGCTAGTACCTGGTGTAGTGTTAATGGGAAACACTTACTATCTGTAGTTAATTTCTCCATTTGGGCTATATATGCTGGCTATATAATTAGACTGGGTGGATTGTGTGGTTATGTTTGATGTATTAATTCCGGCTTTTCTCTATGTGATCGTCAGACAtgaggtatatatatatatgcttaaATTGATGTTGCAGTGTAATTTGATGCTGCTGAAATCGTTGCAGTGTGTAATTCCATGCGCACATGTTGTTCTGGTGTTAAAAATTGATTTTCATTCATTCCGGCAACCGCTAACGTATCCTCTAGGCTGGGCTGCGTGCCGGTGCTCTCGGCTGAGATTGAGTGACCCCTGTCCCGACCCATGTGACCATAGCTTGGAATGCCCTCCTGCAAACTAAGGTCCTTTTTGATGCATGCCCATTTTTCGTTTGGAATATCCACACCCCGATAGTGAAACTTGACTTACTTGTATGAGCGGTTTCACCGCGCCTAGACGCAACAATCCTCCTTGAACATTTGAAAATTATGTTTTTTGGGTCTGATCACCGAGttgaatatttgagtcacgagttAAGCAACCATCTAAAGAGTTGTGGAATTGTTCCACAACTTACACCTACCGGAACACCTGAAACTACTGGGGTTTCCGGAAGATATAATTGAACTTTATTGAATACTAGTAAGATGCCCATGCGCTGCATACAACATCGAAATGCATTGATCCGGGTCATTTCATGTTTAACAattatcgataggtttcttcgaaTATTCATTCTTCTCTAGAGCTCACAATCATCCGGGTGAATAGTAAATGTAGGGAAAATagataaaaaataataatatcttttgcaaacaaaagcgttcaagtgtgcaacctgcatccaaaacttcaTGAAGAAATAACACTTTTTGTGCTTTGCAAAAAATGAtcttcaaaaaaaaaattgagtatcgattttgtttattttttctagACAGCCATGAATGTAactcaggatgacttggaagggggcagaggagatggcGAGGAGGAGGGGGTCGTGGGGGTGGTCGGCAATGTGGCCTAAGCGAAGGCATGAAGGCGTTGGGGGCAGACGACACCAAGAGCGGCGGCCTCTCCAGATCCTTCTTATTTTTTCATGAGATGGCTAGATGAGGTGAGAGGCGGGGGGTTATCTACAAACGAGGAGTGAAGTGCGCGggtctttttgcaaaactggcaTAGTTTGTCTCAGATGCGTTGGATGTAAATAGAACGGTTGTAAATGAAtaatggcagccacaccatcatcaccaactcagctTTTTATAGGAGTAGATATGGTTTGATCAAGAGAGAAGTTAATTTAATCTTGAACTCATGCCCTAATTTAAGTTGCAACTCCCAACTTCAAAACCAGTTAGTACACAACCCTAAACTTTCAACACCATTCAGTTTACCCCCAAAGATGCTTGGAGGGTTCCAGGGTGGTTTTGTGTAACGTGGCATCTAGGTTGACTAGTTAGTACACAACTCCAACGCGCTAGTACACGTGTTGTTCTGGTGCTAAAAATTGGTTTTCATTCATTCCGGCAACCGCTAGCGTATCCTCCAGAGGCTGGGCTGCGTGCGGGTGGATGCTCTCAGCTGAGATTGAGTGACCCATGTCCTGACCCGTGTGACCATAGCTTGGAATGCCCTCCTGCAAAGTAAGAGCAACTTCAACGCGTCGATCCAAAAGGACGGCacttatgttggaaatatgccctagaggcaataataaataggttattattatatttccttgttcatgataatcgtttattatccatgctagaagtgtattgataggaaactcagatacatatgtggatacatagacaacaccatgtccctagtaagcctctagttgactagctcgttgatcaatagatggttacggtttcctgaccatggacattggatgtcgttgataacgggatcacatcattaggagaatgatgtgatggacaagacccaatcctaagcctagcacaagatcgtgtagttcgtttgctcagagcttttctaatgtcaagtatcatttccttagaccatgagattgtgcaactcccggataccgtaggaatgctttgggtgtaccaaacgtcacaacgtaactgggtggctataaaggtgcactacaggtatctccgaaagtgtctgttgggttggcacgaatcgagactgggatttgtcactccgtgtaaacggagaggtatctctgggcccactcggtaggacatcatcataatgtgcacaatgtgaccaaggagttgatcacgggatgatgtgagttacggaacgagtaaagagacttgccggtaacgagattgaacaaggtatagggataccgacgatcgaatctcgggcaagtaacatatcgatagacaaagggaattgcatacgggattgattgaatccccgacatcgtggttcatccgatgagatcatcgtggaacatgtgggagccaacatgggtatccagatcccgctgttggttattgaccggagaacgtctcggtcatgtctgcatggttcccgaacccgtagggtctacacacttaaggttcgatgacgctagggttatagggaaagtatgtacgtggttaccgaatgttgttcggagtcccggatgagatcccggacgtcacgaggagttccggaatggtccggaggtaaagatttatatatgggaagtcctgttttggtcaccggaaaagtttcgggtgttatcggtaatgtaccgggaccaccgggagggtcccgggggtccaccaagtggggccaccagccctagaaggctgcgtgggccaagtgtgggaggggaccagccccaggtgggctggtgcgccccccccccaccaaggcccaaggcgcatgggagagtgggagggggcaaacccctggtccagatgggccttagggcccatctagtggggcgcccccccccctctcctccccttggccgccccccttgatgggatctagggctggccgccagcccttggggtagaaaccctagagggggcgcagccccctcccccctatatatagttgaggtttggggctgcccaagacatgagaacgtctctctttcggcgcagccctacccatctccctcctcctcctctcccgtggtgcttggcgaagccctgcgggattgccacgctcctccaccaccaccacgccgccgtgctgctgctggacggagtcttccccaacctctccctctctccttgctggatcaaggcgtgggagacgtcaccgggctgcacgtgtgttgaacgcggaggcaccgttcttcggtgcttagatcggaatcaaccgcgatctgaatcgctacgagtacgactccctcatccgcgttcttgcaacgcttccgcatcgcgatctacaagggtatgtagatgcactccccttcccttcgttgctagagtactccatagattgatcttggtgatgcgtagaaaattttgaat
This genomic window contains:
- the LOC109775593 gene encoding uncharacterized protein yields the protein MDGTTPHHLLPPSEAKKEIRDDVPLVCAWALINAFSIVCGAASGYIAAYLHVSCSQSSFILPCIQLTDAAKARLIALFIGMLCCATSQAAAAAPALLLPRRRRWARRALAYLALAVTILFHCMYASLVWILLAADPGHMSGRIYYTVIICFMVVCDLLSCVALLLEVMGRRKQCVA